In Halorientalis sp. LT38, a genomic segment contains:
- a CDS encoding peptidylprolyl isomerase has product MSDLTATLHTTHGDIEIDLFDERAPDTVENFVNLAEHDPAADDEPAPETTTWEDPETGEIRGDSLYAGVEFHRIIEDFMIQGGDPTGTGRGGPGYQFDDEFHDELRHDGPGKLSMANSGPNTNGSQFFITLDAQPHLDDKHAVFGEVIDGMDVVEEIGNLETDGRDNPAETVEIESVTINR; this is encoded by the coding sequence ATGAGTGACCTGACGGCGACGCTCCACACGACCCACGGCGACATCGAGATCGACCTGTTCGACGAGCGCGCGCCCGACACCGTCGAGAACTTCGTCAACCTGGCCGAACACGACCCGGCCGCGGACGACGAACCGGCGCCGGAGACGACGACCTGGGAGGACCCCGAGACGGGCGAGATCCGCGGCGACTCGCTCTACGCCGGCGTCGAGTTCCACCGCATCATCGAGGACTTCATGATCCAGGGCGGGGACCCGACCGGCACCGGCCGCGGCGGCCCCGGCTACCAGTTCGACGACGAGTTCCACGACGAACTGCGCCACGACGGCCCCGGCAAGCTCTCGATGGCCAACAGCGGCCCGAACACCAACGGCTCGCAGTTCTTCATCACGCTGGACGCCCAGCCCCACCTCGACGACAAACACGCCGTCTTCGGCGAAGTGATCGACGGGATGGACGTCGTCGAGGAGATCGGCAACCTCGAGACCGACGGCCGGGACAACCCCGCCGAGACCGTCGAGATCGAGTCCGTGACGATCAACCGGTAG
- a CDS encoding DUF7504 family protein → MSQDARGGYRFDGLPIDPVTPGTNLLVAGPPFAGTRDVALRMAAAGEAAGEGLILVSTDDPAATLIDDYADVGGTFDRRRMAVIECIEPSEGPEDENVRTVRSPGDLTGIGIEFSSLYEGLYAEGIERVRIGLFSVTTLLMYADELQPVYRFLHTITGRVRSAEGLGVAVVDPTAQDEQTVSSVAQTFDGRVDVRRTDDEYQLRVRGLSDQPEGWQRFGTD, encoded by the coding sequence ATGAGCCAGGACGCCAGGGGCGGCTACCGGTTCGACGGCCTGCCGATCGACCCCGTGACGCCGGGGACCAACCTGCTCGTCGCGGGGCCGCCGTTCGCCGGCACCCGGGATGTTGCGCTCCGGATGGCGGCGGCCGGCGAGGCGGCCGGAGAGGGGCTGATCCTCGTGTCCACCGACGACCCGGCCGCGACGCTGATCGACGACTACGCCGACGTCGGCGGGACCTTCGACCGCCGGCGGATGGCCGTCATCGAGTGCATCGAGCCGAGCGAGGGGCCCGAAGACGAGAACGTCCGCACCGTCCGATCGCCCGGAGATCTCACTGGCATCGGGATCGAGTTCTCCTCGCTGTACGAGGGACTGTACGCGGAGGGGATCGAGCGGGTGCGGATCGGCCTGTTCTCCGTCACCACCCTGTTGATGTACGCCGACGAACTGCAACCGGTCTACCGCTTCCTCCACACGATAACCGGCCGGGTCCGCTCGGCCGAGGGGCTCGGCGTCGCGGTCGTCGATCCGACGGCGCAAGACGAGCAGACGGTGAGTTCGGTCGCCCAGACGTTCGACGGGCGCGTCGACGTCCGGCGGACCGACGACGAATACCAGCTCCGGGTCCGGGGACTATCCGATCAGCCGGAGGGCTGGCAACGCTTCGGCACCGACTAG
- a CDS encoding ArnT family glycosyltransferase produces the protein MVSPRQLVGRVAGRVRDDLRADPYLPYILLGALLLAGFWFWHRIPNFATRDEKERLLDPLVAYGRVLADPGFESLREGVAWGRVPFGATFYLFGLCLLPVVIAAAVLGDLGAITGLGFPADVFGYYPAWQAVPEWIWVSSLTVVRLANVAFAVGSVYLTYRFGTAMRDRWTGRLSAVLLTLTFGFLTIAHEGGEDMPALFFVLLTLYLALRYVQTGDGGRFYGASVAGGVAIAFKLTAAPVVLLVGLAHLLRSRRAGDHREPAECASDEAASRAGTDWRDALLRPRLVATGALLGLVTVVLGFPTFLVAGPEPFVERVFGDSIGRASSATGPPAPIWWWFLRGYFSALSLPLFVAAVGGVLAGVAALRSRTEAREREGLAFVLALLVTYLVVFSQWQDFRVHHLLPTFPLLALLVARGFASLRASRPRVATPLLAVLLVTTGTYAVAGDVGYAFMPRDQANDWIDTHVDDEETMEVYRGDLQDAVVPHEQRIRYEFAGGTEAEDCPRYIQLTYRDRLVFKTGEHYGTTDAQREYLRRVIEGEYGYVMVAAFGPQPGKYAPDRPTPGSLVEILPLGLRPQTDQYSDEQELATNQYTAIYERVGPCDPSRDPPF, from the coding sequence GTGGTATCACCGAGACAACTCGTCGGGCGGGTGGCGGGGCGGGTCCGGGACGACCTGCGCGCGGATCCGTACCTCCCGTACATCCTGCTCGGCGCGCTCCTGCTGGCCGGGTTCTGGTTCTGGCACCGGATCCCCAACTTCGCGACGCGGGACGAGAAAGAGCGACTGCTCGATCCGCTGGTCGCGTACGGCCGGGTCCTGGCGGATCCCGGATTCGAGTCGCTGCGGGAGGGCGTCGCCTGGGGTCGGGTCCCCTTCGGGGCGACCTTCTACCTGTTCGGGCTCTGTCTGCTGCCGGTCGTGATCGCCGCGGCAGTCCTCGGGGACCTCGGGGCGATCACGGGGCTGGGCTTCCCCGCGGACGTCTTCGGCTACTACCCGGCCTGGCAGGCGGTGCCGGAGTGGATCTGGGTGTCGAGTCTGACCGTCGTGCGGTTGGCGAACGTGGCCTTCGCCGTCGGGTCGGTGTATCTGACCTACCGGTTCGGGACGGCGATGCGGGACCGCTGGACGGGCCGGCTCTCGGCCGTCCTGCTGACGCTGACTTTCGGCTTCCTCACCATCGCCCACGAGGGCGGCGAGGACATGCCGGCGCTGTTTTTCGTCCTGCTGACGCTGTACCTTGCGTTGCGGTACGTCCAGACCGGCGATGGGGGTCGGTTTTACGGGGCGAGCGTCGCCGGTGGCGTCGCCATCGCGTTCAAGCTCACCGCGGCACCCGTCGTGCTCCTCGTGGGGCTTGCGCACCTGCTCCGGTCTCGCCGGGCGGGCGACCATCGAGAGCCCGCCGAATGTGCGAGCGACGAAGCCGCGAGCCGGGCGGGAACGGACTGGCGCGACGCACTGCTACGGCCGCGGCTGGTCGCGACGGGCGCCCTACTGGGGCTGGTGACCGTCGTGCTCGGCTTCCCGACGTTCCTCGTCGCCGGTCCGGAACCGTTCGTCGAGCGGGTCTTCGGCGACTCGATCGGGCGGGCCAGTTCGGCGACCGGCCCGCCCGCGCCGATCTGGTGGTGGTTCCTCCGCGGGTACTTCAGCGCGCTCTCACTGCCGCTGTTCGTCGCCGCCGTGGGTGGCGTACTGGCGGGCGTCGCAGCACTGCGAAGTCGGACGGAGGCACGAGAGCGCGAAGGGCTCGCGTTCGTCCTTGCCCTGCTCGTGACCTATCTGGTCGTCTTCTCGCAGTGGCAGGACTTTCGGGTCCACCACCTGCTGCCGACGTTCCCGCTGCTGGCCCTGCTCGTCGCGCGTGGCTTCGCGTCGCTCCGTGCGTCCCGGCCGCGCGTCGCGACTCCGCTGCTAGCCGTCCTCCTCGTGACGACCGGCACCTACGCCGTCGCGGGTGACGTCGGCTACGCCTTTATGCCCCGGGACCAGGCCAACGACTGGATCGACACGCACGTGGACGACGAGGAGACGATGGAGGTCTACCGCGGCGACCTCCAGGACGCGGTGGTCCCCCACGAGCAGCGGATCCGCTACGAGTTCGCCGGCGGGACCGAAGCCGAGGACTGCCCGCGGTACATCCAGCTGACCTATCGCGATCGACTGGTGTTCAAGACCGGTGAACATTACGGGACCACAGACGCGCAGCGCGAGTACCTCAGGAGGGTCATCGAGGGCGAGTACGGGTACGTGATGGTGGCCGCGTTCGGACCTCAGCCCGGGAAGTACGCGCCGGACCGCCCGACGCCGGGGTCGCTCGTCGAGATCCTGCCGCTCGGACTCCGACCGCAGACCGACCAGTACTCCGACGAGCAGGAACTCGCGACCAACCAGTACACCGCCATATACGAGCGGGTCGGACCCTGCGACCCCAGCCGCGACCCGCCGTTCTAG
- a CDS encoding histidine kinase N-terminal 7TM domain-containing protein yields MLTNALWGSRYLFATVLLATFAYVYWTSRNVRGVEYLLAAAILGSVQSLVYLCSLAAPTLATKVIFWKLSAILSAGVVFLWYLFAVAWTGRSRLARPSALALAGAPLAASAALQATNASPSLPGLHWLNWTSVTVATPDALLSPLVFTNGPAALAQDVYSLGLVLGTVALLASFALRSDQRLYRWRNAMVVLGGVTATVFAVGFTLLGLPYEPHPLVYVLAQGFVALGVVRFGDYDVVSLPENSLIEAIDGAVLVYSVDGTVIEMNEAAKLVLDLTDEAVGRGVVGVVELSELLPGVRGGADGDTAASPAAIADLLDGHEFTTTVNGVSHTFRVRVSRLEDGGDHLGWTVLCYDVTDLRQKQRELDLLKQVLSRVLRHNVRNDLSVVKANARLLAENTSGLDAERLQTILDKSDNLLDASEKARTVEKLLSGERTRGEFDVTEMAADAVESVRREFPGVDFETDLPDACPVHAHWALAHAVENVVENAAMHNDAPDPTVAVTAECDGESAVLRVADNGPGIPYKELEVLDRREETQLEHGSSVGLWLVDWIVDLSGGDVTFENTDRGCTVTVELDAAVSEPDAEEEATDLNLGIGADDD; encoded by the coding sequence ATGCTGACGAATGCGTTGTGGGGGAGCAGGTACCTGTTCGCGACGGTGTTGCTCGCGACCTTCGCGTACGTGTACTGGACGAGCCGGAACGTCCGTGGAGTCGAGTACCTGCTCGCCGCGGCGATTCTTGGGAGCGTCCAGTCGCTCGTCTACCTGTGCTCGCTCGCCGCACCGACCCTCGCGACGAAGGTCATCTTCTGGAAACTGTCCGCGATCCTCTCCGCAGGGGTCGTCTTCCTGTGGTACCTCTTCGCCGTCGCCTGGACCGGGCGGTCGCGGCTGGCCCGCCCGTCGGCGCTCGCGCTGGCCGGGGCGCCGCTGGCGGCCAGCGCGGCGTTGCAGGCGACCAACGCGTCTCCCTCGTTGCCGGGCCTGCACTGGCTGAACTGGACGTCGGTCACGGTCGCGACCCCTGACGCGCTGCTCTCGCCGCTCGTCTTTACGAACGGTCCGGCCGCGCTCGCCCAGGACGTCTACTCGCTCGGACTGGTTCTGGGGACCGTCGCGCTGCTCGCCTCGTTCGCGCTCCGGTCGGACCAGCGGCTCTATCGGTGGCGCAACGCGATGGTCGTGCTCGGCGGCGTGACGGCGACGGTCTTCGCCGTGGGGTTCACCCTTCTCGGGCTCCCCTACGAACCGCATCCGCTGGTGTACGTGCTGGCACAGGGGTTCGTCGCGCTCGGCGTCGTTCGCTTCGGCGACTACGACGTGGTCTCCCTGCCGGAGAACAGCCTCATCGAGGCCATCGACGGGGCCGTACTGGTCTACAGCGTCGACGGGACCGTCATCGAGATGAACGAGGCGGCCAAACTCGTGCTGGACCTGACCGACGAGGCGGTCGGCCGCGGCGTCGTCGGCGTGGTCGAGCTCTCGGAGTTGCTCCCGGGCGTCCGCGGCGGTGCGGACGGCGACACGGCCGCGTCCCCGGCGGCCATCGCCGACCTGCTGGACGGGCACGAGTTCACCACGACCGTCAACGGCGTCTCGCACACCTTCCGCGTCCGGGTGTCGCGACTCGAGGACGGCGGCGACCACCTCGGCTGGACGGTGCTGTGCTACGACGTGACCGACCTCCGGCAGAAACAGCGAGAGCTCGACCTGCTCAAGCAGGTGCTCTCCCGGGTCCTCAGACACAACGTCCGCAACGACCTCTCGGTCGTCAAGGCCAACGCGAGGCTGCTGGCGGAGAACACGTCCGGACTCGACGCCGAGCGCCTCCAGACGATCCTGGACAAGAGCGACAACCTGCTGGACGCGAGCGAGAAGGCCCGCACCGTCGAGAAGCTCCTCTCCGGCGAGCGCACCCGCGGCGAGTTCGACGTCACCGAGATGGCCGCCGACGCCGTCGAGAGCGTCCGACGGGAGTTCCCTGGCGTCGACTTCGAGACCGACTTGCCAGACGCCTGTCCCGTCCACGCCCACTGGGCGCTCGCCCACGCCGTCGAGAACGTGGTCGAGAACGCGGCGATGCACAACGACGCGCCCGATCCGACGGTCGCCGTGACTGCCGAGTGCGACGGCGAGAGCGCCGTCCTCCGGGTCGCAGACAACGGCCCCGGCATCCCCTACAAGGAACTGGAGGTGCTCGACCGCCGCGAGGAGACCCAGCTCGAACACGGCAGCAGCGTCGGCCTCTGGCTCGTCGACTGGATCGTCGACCTCTCGGGCGGCGACGTCACGTTCGAGAACACAGACCGCGGCTGTACGGTGACCGTCGAACTGGACGCGGCGGTTAGCGAGCCCGACGCCGAGGAGGAGGCGACCGATCTGAACCTCGGAATCGGCGCCGACGACGACTGA
- a CDS encoding DUF5813 family protein — translation MTDDAVPERAARAFDAHDAFEQADDGYELTTVAFDAVVTADETDDWALAYTLVVRAPMLSSAVDGEVGDAVEAGWFDTFERRLEDAPTVTRTDVELDDLTLTEVDGEAVAEFAFTFGNADRVPDLAKAFAEYVEGTYVEGVVPGYDYEGVVADLMGSAASAGGSDGERGGTPL, via the coding sequence ATGACCGACGACGCAGTCCCGGAACGCGCCGCGCGGGCCTTCGACGCCCACGACGCCTTCGAGCAGGCGGACGACGGGTACGAACTGACGACCGTCGCCTTCGACGCCGTCGTGACCGCCGACGAAACCGACGACTGGGCGCTCGCCTACACCCTCGTCGTCCGTGCGCCGATGCTCTCGTCGGCCGTCGACGGCGAGGTCGGCGACGCCGTCGAGGCCGGCTGGTTCGACACATTCGAGCGGCGCCTCGAAGACGCCCCGACGGTCACCCGGACCGACGTGGAACTGGACGACCTGACGCTCACCGAAGTCGACGGCGAGGCGGTCGCCGAGTTCGCTTTCACCTTCGGGAACGCCGACCGGGTCCCAGACCTGGCGAAGGCCTTCGCCGAGTACGTCGAGGGCACCTACGTCGAGGGTGTGGTCCCGGGCTACGACTACGAGGGCGTGGTCGCCGACCTGATGGGGTCCGCGGCCTCGGCCGGCGGGAGCGACGGCGAGCGCGGCGGGACGCCGCTCTGA
- a CDS encoding phosphoribosylaminoimidazolesuccinocarboxamide synthase, translating to MTSVKEFRVERAATPTDLGRGAFVFTDDYSVFDWGKMPDAIPNKGASLCAMGAYNFELLEDAGIATHYEGVVGGSGEPVPLDEVAHPPREMAIDLTQVPDLPHDGREYDYDAYFESAGQNYLIPLEIVFRNTVPVGSSLRSRADPADFDLGYDAWPEEVVDLPEPVVEFSTKLEESDRYLDRGEADRIAGDVDVDRLEDLALAVNEVVTDRAAEVDLVHEDGKIETFYHDGEVLVADVVGTFDENRFSYDDQEVSKEVIRQYHKRTQSEWVEAVSAAKDRAKSEDVADWKSLCERDPEPLPDHVIDAARDLYTAGTNAYVGRDLFDAPSLADAVETVRDL from the coding sequence ATGACGAGCGTCAAGGAGTTCCGCGTCGAGCGGGCGGCGACGCCGACGGATCTGGGCCGGGGTGCGTTCGTGTTCACCGACGACTACTCGGTGTTCGACTGGGGGAAGATGCCCGACGCCATCCCGAACAAGGGCGCCAGCCTCTGTGCCATGGGCGCGTACAACTTCGAGTTGCTCGAAGACGCCGGGATCGCCACCCACTACGAGGGCGTCGTCGGCGGGAGCGGCGAGCCGGTCCCGCTCGACGAAGTCGCCCATCCGCCGCGCGAGATGGCCATCGACCTCACGCAGGTCCCGGACCTGCCCCACGACGGCCGGGAGTACGACTACGACGCCTACTTCGAGTCCGCGGGCCAGAACTACCTGATCCCCCTCGAGATCGTCTTCCGCAACACCGTCCCCGTCGGGTCCAGCCTGCGCTCGCGGGCCGACCCCGCGGACTTCGACCTCGGCTACGACGCGTGGCCCGAAGAGGTCGTGGACCTCCCCGAACCCGTCGTCGAGTTCTCGACGAAACTGGAGGAGTCGGATCGCTACCTCGACCGGGGCGAGGCCGACCGGATCGCCGGTGACGTCGACGTCGACCGCCTCGAGGACCTCGCCCTCGCCGTGAACGAGGTCGTCACCGACCGCGCCGCCGAAGTGGACCTGGTCCACGAGGACGGCAAGATCGAGACGTTCTACCACGACGGCGAGGTCCTGGTGGCCGACGTCGTCGGCACCTTCGACGAGAACCGCTTCTCCTACGACGACCAGGAGGTCTCCAAGGAGGTCATCCGCCAGTACCACAAGCGCACCCAGTCCGAGTGGGTCGAGGCCGTCTCGGCGGCCAAAGACCGCGCGAAGTCCGAAGACGTCGCCGACTGGAAGTCACTCTGCGAGCGCGACCCCGAGCCGCTCCCCGACCACGTGATCGACGCCGCCCGCGACCTCTACACGGCCGGGACGAACGCCTACGTCGGCCGCGATCTGTTCGACGCGCCCTCGCTCGCAGACGCCGTCGAGACCGTCCGGGACCTCTAA
- a CDS encoding formyltetrahydrofolate deformylase, whose translation MKRHKLTELTVVGEDDTGLIANVTSLLFERGINIEDLDQAVREGVFRMTMHVDTSEMVCTEEKLREDLDDLGAELGVDVQVRFPAERETQAMAVLVTKESHCLEAIFESWANGDLGADVSVVIGNHPDLRPLAEKYDVPFHDIGDEKGNPDEQHLLDLLSEYDVDLVVLARYMRILSPDVVFRYENRIINVHPSLLPAFPGASAYMQAIEEGVRIAGVTAHYVTTDLDQGPIITQRAFNVPDDADEEELQKLGQPLEAEALIEGIKLHLTDAVSVHRGRTKLRDDLDDDEVQLGSPEVLDEANPDRPIDGLGEIVANQGAEGSEADD comes from the coding sequence GTGAAACGACACAAACTCACAGAGCTGACGGTCGTCGGCGAGGACGACACCGGACTCATCGCGAACGTCACCTCCCTGCTGTTCGAGCGGGGCATCAACATCGAGGACCTGGACCAGGCCGTCCGGGAGGGCGTCTTCCGGATGACGATGCACGTCGACACCTCCGAGATGGTTTGCACGGAGGAGAAACTCCGCGAGGACCTCGACGACCTCGGCGCGGAACTCGGCGTCGACGTGCAGGTCCGGTTCCCCGCCGAACGCGAGACCCAGGCGATGGCCGTGCTCGTCACCAAGGAGTCCCACTGCCTGGAGGCCATCTTCGAGTCCTGGGCCAACGGCGACCTCGGCGCGGACGTCAGCGTCGTCATCGGGAACCACCCGGACCTGCGGCCGCTGGCCGAGAAGTACGACGTCCCGTTCCACGACATCGGCGACGAGAAGGGCAACCCCGACGAGCAGCACCTGCTCGACCTGCTCTCCGAATACGACGTCGACCTCGTCGTGCTGGCCCGCTACATGCGCATCCTCAGCCCGGACGTGGTCTTTCGGTACGAGAACAGGATCATCAACGTCCACCCGTCGCTGCTGCCCGCCTTCCCCGGCGCGTCGGCGTACATGCAGGCCATCGAGGAGGGCGTCCGGATCGCCGGCGTCACCGCCCACTACGTGACGACCGACCTCGATCAGGGGCCGATCATCACCCAGCGGGCCTTCAACGTGCCCGACGACGCGGACGAGGAGGAACTGCAAAAGCTGGGCCAGCCGCTGGAGGCCGAGGCGCTCATCGAGGGGATCAAACTCCACCTCACCGACGCCGTCTCGGTCCACCGCGGCCGGACGAAGCTCCGGGACGATCTGGACGACGACGAGGTCCAGCTCGGGTCGCCGGAGGTGCTGGACGAGGCGAATCCGGACCGGCCGATCGACGGGCTCGGCGAGATTGTCGCGAATCAGGGGGCGGAGGGTAGCGAGGCCGACGATTGA
- a CDS encoding GAF domain-containing protein produces MSVTVVYADGDDDDRAAVAAALTEAGMDVRSAATLESAREVVASTPLDCVVTAYDLPDGNGLELFATVRETRPDTPCILFTDVPTSDVDTTAFEGLVAEYLPSGTDRAHHRLRRLIDELVTRRSQVGYPLPDDEDARLAALEQYELEDSAAQETLDRLTDLARRHFEVYRAFVGVVDDHEERFLSCHGPDLDPLEREQTMCTHAILEPDVMVVEDTNEDPRFEHNDALDRLEIRAYAGAPLRSPSGAAIGSFCLTHDEPRPFSDDEIEYLRLLADEAAEQLNIRLRLRAATETES; encoded by the coding sequence ATGTCTGTCACGGTGGTGTACGCGGACGGGGACGACGACGACCGCGCGGCGGTTGCCGCCGCGCTCACCGAGGCCGGGATGGACGTCCGGAGCGCGGCGACCCTCGAATCGGCCAGGGAGGTCGTCGCCTCGACCCCGCTCGACTGCGTCGTCACCGCCTACGACCTCCCGGACGGGAACGGGCTGGAGCTGTTCGCCACCGTTCGCGAGACGCGGCCGGACACGCCCTGTATCCTCTTTACCGACGTGCCGACGAGCGACGTCGACACGACGGCCTTCGAGGGCCTCGTTGCGGAGTACCTCCCCAGCGGGACGGACCGCGCCCACCACAGGTTGCGCCGACTGATCGACGAACTCGTCACCCGGCGGAGCCAGGTCGGCTACCCGCTGCCCGACGACGAGGACGCGCGGCTGGCCGCGCTCGAACAGTACGAACTCGAGGACAGCGCAGCCCAGGAGACGCTCGACCGGCTGACCGACCTGGCGCGGCGCCACTTCGAGGTCTACCGCGCGTTCGTCGGCGTCGTCGACGATCACGAGGAGCGCTTTCTCTCCTGCCACGGCCCCGACCTCGATCCGCTCGAACGGGAGCAGACGATGTGCACCCACGCCATCCTCGAACCCGACGTCATGGTCGTCGAGGACACGAACGAGGACCCGCGCTTCGAGCACAACGACGCGCTGGACCGACTGGAGATCCGGGCCTACGCCGGCGCCCCGCTGCGCAGCCCCAGCGGTGCCGCCATCGGGAGTTTCTGTCTGACCCACGACGAACCGCGCCCGTTCTCGGACGACGAGATCGAGTATCTGCGGCTGCTGGCCGACGAGGCGGCCGAACAACTGAACATCAGGCTGCGGCTGCGGGCCGCCACGGAGACGGAATCATGA
- a CDS encoding ribonucleoside-diphosphate reductase: protein MTQIRDTSRDMRIDPDSFAGGYFRNAVYRHWDPYEDIPQELLEQDRERLLEFDGDEEGFEALRTTLALFGAGEEAVTEDLMPLGMVLEDIDDQMFLSTQIYEEAKHTQFFDRYWREVINPVAEAEDAEVTQPTDQRYFPEGYVELFDRTEEAMERLLTDDTPENRAKAYCHYHLTVESVLAQTGYYGISARFSEDGPDVYDDGVDTPELEGLVEGINYIRSDEGRHVGFGMHKVRGLIHEQGVDEAVVQDTLMDLLPFVSEAVEATRTEEVDPTPLVEYATDKVRRRIDVLTTEDADLPPVEELVTLEEDRGDASAD from the coding sequence ATGACGCAGATCAGGGACACCAGCCGCGACATGCGCATCGATCCGGACTCCTTCGCCGGGGGCTACTTCCGCAACGCCGTCTATCGACACTGGGACCCATACGAGGACATTCCCCAGGAACTGCTGGAACAGGACCGCGAGCGACTGCTCGAGTTCGACGGCGACGAGGAGGGCTTCGAGGCGCTACGGACGACACTCGCGCTCTTCGGCGCGGGCGAGGAAGCAGTGACGGAGGACCTGATGCCGCTGGGGATGGTCCTCGAGGACATCGACGACCAGATGTTCCTCTCGACGCAGATCTACGAGGAGGCAAAGCACACGCAGTTCTTCGATCGCTACTGGCGCGAGGTCATCAATCCGGTCGCCGAGGCCGAGGACGCCGAGGTCACCCAGCCGACCGACCAGCGCTACTTCCCCGAGGGCTACGTCGAACTGTTCGACCGGACCGAGGAAGCGATGGAGCGGCTGCTGACCGACGACACGCCCGAGAACCGCGCGAAGGCGTACTGTCACTACCACCTGACGGTCGAGTCGGTGCTGGCACAGACGGGCTACTACGGCATCTCCGCCCGGTTCAGCGAGGACGGCCCGGACGTCTACGACGACGGCGTCGACACGCCGGAACTGGAGGGGCTGGTCGAGGGAATCAACTACATCCGCAGCGACGAGGGCCGCCACGTCGGCTTCGGGATGCACAAGGTCCGTGGCCTGATCCACGAGCAGGGCGTCGACGAGGCGGTGGTGCAGGACACGCTGATGGACCTCCTGCCGTTCGTCTCCGAAGCGGTGGAGGCGACGCGGACCGAGGAAGTCGACCCGACGCCGCTCGTCGAGTACGCGACAGACAAGGTTCGGCGACGCATCGACGTCCTGACGACCGAGGACGCCGACCTGCCGCCGGTCGAGGAACTCGTGACGCTCGAAGAAGACCGCGGCGACGCGAGCGCGGACTAG
- a CDS encoding ferredoxin, translating to MSDADEPVDPSEIGEGAAPPVEEKPYKIIFEANKCFGAGKCAEFSDNWTLDISTGIAKPEAYFFDEAELEHNVAAAKACPAKKDKGIIHVVDRRTNEEIAPDPEGDGTLSVDW from the coding sequence ATGAGCGACGCGGACGAGCCCGTCGACCCCAGCGAGATCGGCGAGGGGGCGGCCCCGCCGGTCGAGGAAAAGCCGTACAAGATCATCTTCGAGGCGAACAAGTGCTTCGGCGCAGGGAAGTGCGCCGAGTTCTCCGACAACTGGACGCTCGATATCTCGACGGGCATCGCAAAGCCCGAGGCCTACTTCTTCGACGAGGCGGAGCTGGAGCACAACGTGGCGGCGGCCAAAGCGTGCCCGGCGAAGAAAGACAAGGGGATCATCCACGTCGTCGACCGCCGGACCAACGAGGAGATCGCTCCCGACCCCGAGGGCGACGGCACGCTCAGCGTCGACTGGTGA